The proteins below are encoded in one region of Vicia villosa cultivar HV-30 ecotype Madison, WI unplaced genomic scaffold, Vvil1.0 ctg.000434F_1_1, whole genome shotgun sequence:
- the LOC131628220 gene encoding E3 ubiquitin-protein ligase ORTHRUS 2-like isoform X1, with the protein MAQQRNKQLPCDSVGVCMICNQTPLEIDILHCRTCATPWHVPCLPLLPLTIFDWICIDCSQPVDNNHVADAPATPIARGLVSTIHAIENDTSLTSEEKAKKRQVLIGGSSKQPIENNNKSNEVFDVFNSKLNCSICLTLLERPITTPCGHNFCLKCFEKWVKQGKRNCSNCRTEIPAKMASDPQINVQLATTIQMARSESVAHGKIFVTIPKDHFGPIVAENDPTRKRGVLVGDTWESLMECMQWGAHFPHDARTAGQSSHGVQSVALSGGYIDDIDHGNWFLYSGSSGRDLSGSKRTNKNQFFDKKSERKNEAFRLSCQKGYPIRVVRSHKKKRSSYAPKAGVRYDGVYRIEKWWRKIGKQGHKVCRYLFVRCDNEPAPWTSDLSGDRLCPLPIIEELNGAVDITERKGDPSWDFDEEKGCWLWKKPPPLSKKPVNIVDPIDETKIKFDVEKARRVSLKIKDRLLKELGCTICHKVLASPLTTPCAHNFCKACLEGVFSGQSYIRERASQSGFALRTKKNIMKCPTCSTDIVDYLPILKVNTDLKGVIESLQRDF; encoded by the exons ATGGCACAGCAGCGCAACAAGCAGCTTCCCTGCGATTCTGTTGGTGTTTGCATGATCTGCAACCAGACGCCTCTAGAAATTGACATTCTTCATTGCAGAACATGTGCAACTCCATGGCATGTTCCATGTTTACCTCTCCTTCCCTTGACAATCTTTGATTGGATATGCATTGATTGTTCTCAACCAGTGGACAACAACCACGTCGCTGATGCACCTGCTACTCCTATCGCTCGTGGTCTTGTCTCTACCATCCATGCCATCGAGAATGATACTTCACTTACCAGTGAAGAAAAGGCTAAAAAACGTCAAGTACTCATTGGTGGATCTTCTAAACAACCTATTGAAAACAACAACAAATCCAATGAGGTGTTTGATGTATTCAATAGCAAGCTTAACTGCTCTATCTGCTTGACCTTGCTTGAGAGACCTATCACT ACACCATGCGGGCACAATTTTTGCCTGAAGTGTTTTGAGAAATGGGTTAAGCAAGGAAAACGCAATTGCTCGAATTGTAGGACTGAAATTCCAGCGAAGATGGCGAGTGATCCACAAATCAATGTACAACTGGCGACCACCATTCAAATGGCTAGATCAGAGAGTGTTGCTCATGGGAAGATATTTGTGACGATTCCAAAAGATCATTTTGGACCGATTGTTGCTGAGAATGATCCAACTAGAAAACGGGGGGTTCTTGTTGGTGATACATGGGAGAGTTTGATGGAATGCATGCAATGGGGTGCTCATTTTCCCCACGATGCCAGGACTGCTGGACAGAGTTCTCATGGTGTTCAATCTGTTGCTCTATCTGGTGGTTACATTGACGACATAGATCATGGTAATTGGTTTCTTTATAGTGGAAGTAGTGGAAGAGATCTTAGTGGTAGCAAACGTACCAACAAAAATCAGTTCTTTGATAAAAAATCTGAGAGAAAGAATGAGGCTTTCAGACTCAGTTGCCAAAAAGGTTATCCTATTCGCGTTGTAAG GTCCCACAAAAAGAAACGTTCCTCTTATGCTCCCAAAGCAGGAGTGCGATACGATGGGGTTTATAGAATTGAAAAATGGTGGCGCAAAATTGGAAAACAA GGTCATAAGGTTTGTAGATATCTGTTTGTGAGGTGTGACAATGAGCCTGCTCCATGGACAAG TGATTTATCCGGAGATCGTCTTTGTCCACTACCTATAATTGAGGAGTTGAACGGTGCAGTTGATATTACTGAAAGGAAGGGTGATCCATCATGGGATTTTGAT GAGGAAAAAGGATGTTGGCTATGGAAGAAGCCTCCACCACTAAGTAAGAAACCGGTGAACATTGTGGATCCTATtgatgaaacaaaaataaaatttgatgtgGAAAAAGCAAGAAGGGTGTCCTTAAAAATCAAGGATAGGCTTTTGAAAG AGCTTGGTTGCACTATCTGCCACAAGGTGTTGGCTTCCCCTCTTACTACACCTTGTGCACACAACTTTTGCAAAGCCTGCTTGGAAGGTGTCTTTTCAGGCCAAAGTTATATAAGGGAGAGGGCATCTCAAAGTGGATTTGCTTTACGGACAAAGAAAAACATCATGAAATGTCCTACTTGTTCAACTGACATTGTAGATTACCTTCCGATTTTAAAG GTTAACACAGACTTGAAGGGCGTCATAGAATCACTCCAGAGAGATTTTTAA
- the LOC131628220 gene encoding E3 ubiquitin-protein ligase ORTHRUS 2-like isoform X2, with amino-acid sequence MICNQTPLEIDILHCRTCATPWHVPCLPLLPLTIFDWICIDCSQPVDNNHVADAPATPIARGLVSTIHAIENDTSLTSEEKAKKRQVLIGGSSKQPIENNNKSNEVFDVFNSKLNCSICLTLLERPITTPCGHNFCLKCFEKWVKQGKRNCSNCRTEIPAKMASDPQINVQLATTIQMARSESVAHGKIFVTIPKDHFGPIVAENDPTRKRGVLVGDTWESLMECMQWGAHFPHDARTAGQSSHGVQSVALSGGYIDDIDHGNWFLYSGSSGRDLSGSKRTNKNQFFDKKSERKNEAFRLSCQKGYPIRVVRSHKKKRSSYAPKAGVRYDGVYRIEKWWRKIGKQGHKVCRYLFVRCDNEPAPWTSDLSGDRLCPLPIIEELNGAVDITERKGDPSWDFDEEKGCWLWKKPPPLSKKPVNIVDPIDETKIKFDVEKARRVSLKIKDRLLKELGCTICHKVLASPLTTPCAHNFCKACLEGVFSGQSYIRERASQSGFALRTKKNIMKCPTCSTDIVDYLPILKVNTDLKGVIESLQRDF; translated from the exons ATGATCTGCAACCAGACGCCTCTAGAAATTGACATTCTTCATTGCAGAACATGTGCAACTCCATGGCATGTTCCATGTTTACCTCTCCTTCCCTTGACAATCTTTGATTGGATATGCATTGATTGTTCTCAACCAGTGGACAACAACCACGTCGCTGATGCACCTGCTACTCCTATCGCTCGTGGTCTTGTCTCTACCATCCATGCCATCGAGAATGATACTTCACTTACCAGTGAAGAAAAGGCTAAAAAACGTCAAGTACTCATTGGTGGATCTTCTAAACAACCTATTGAAAACAACAACAAATCCAATGAGGTGTTTGATGTATTCAATAGCAAGCTTAACTGCTCTATCTGCTTGACCTTGCTTGAGAGACCTATCACT ACACCATGCGGGCACAATTTTTGCCTGAAGTGTTTTGAGAAATGGGTTAAGCAAGGAAAACGCAATTGCTCGAATTGTAGGACTGAAATTCCAGCGAAGATGGCGAGTGATCCACAAATCAATGTACAACTGGCGACCACCATTCAAATGGCTAGATCAGAGAGTGTTGCTCATGGGAAGATATTTGTGACGATTCCAAAAGATCATTTTGGACCGATTGTTGCTGAGAATGATCCAACTAGAAAACGGGGGGTTCTTGTTGGTGATACATGGGAGAGTTTGATGGAATGCATGCAATGGGGTGCTCATTTTCCCCACGATGCCAGGACTGCTGGACAGAGTTCTCATGGTGTTCAATCTGTTGCTCTATCTGGTGGTTACATTGACGACATAGATCATGGTAATTGGTTTCTTTATAGTGGAAGTAGTGGAAGAGATCTTAGTGGTAGCAAACGTACCAACAAAAATCAGTTCTTTGATAAAAAATCTGAGAGAAAGAATGAGGCTTTCAGACTCAGTTGCCAAAAAGGTTATCCTATTCGCGTTGTAAG GTCCCACAAAAAGAAACGTTCCTCTTATGCTCCCAAAGCAGGAGTGCGATACGATGGGGTTTATAGAATTGAAAAATGGTGGCGCAAAATTGGAAAACAA GGTCATAAGGTTTGTAGATATCTGTTTGTGAGGTGTGACAATGAGCCTGCTCCATGGACAAG TGATTTATCCGGAGATCGTCTTTGTCCACTACCTATAATTGAGGAGTTGAACGGTGCAGTTGATATTACTGAAAGGAAGGGTGATCCATCATGGGATTTTGAT GAGGAAAAAGGATGTTGGCTATGGAAGAAGCCTCCACCACTAAGTAAGAAACCGGTGAACATTGTGGATCCTATtgatgaaacaaaaataaaatttgatgtgGAAAAAGCAAGAAGGGTGTCCTTAAAAATCAAGGATAGGCTTTTGAAAG AGCTTGGTTGCACTATCTGCCACAAGGTGTTGGCTTCCCCTCTTACTACACCTTGTGCACACAACTTTTGCAAAGCCTGCTTGGAAGGTGTCTTTTCAGGCCAAAGTTATATAAGGGAGAGGGCATCTCAAAGTGGATTTGCTTTACGGACAAAGAAAAACATCATGAAATGTCCTACTTGTTCAACTGACATTGTAGATTACCTTCCGATTTTAAAG GTTAACACAGACTTGAAGGGCGTCATAGAATCACTCCAGAGAGATTTTTAA